From Apium graveolens cultivar Ventura chromosome 9, ASM990537v1, whole genome shotgun sequence, the proteins below share one genomic window:
- the LOC141684048 gene encoding uncharacterized protein LOC141684048 produces the protein MVETLICAQDWMRKTVKAISVEEDPEEMRQLDESLDKMKVDASSTTTSATRTSTHPELDQQNTSQYQQEDSEIFLFRDCNEDCNINVVCDKNAESCTGGM, from the exons ATGGTCGAAACCCTTATTTGTGCTCAAGATTGGATGAGAAAGACCGTAAAAGCTATTAGTGTTGAAGAGGATCCCGAAGAAATGAGACAACTCGATGAAT CACTTGATAAAATGAAGGTTGACGCAAGCTCCACAACAACATCAGCCACTAGAACCAGCACTCACCCTGAGCTAGATCAACA AAATACAAGCCAGTACCAGCAGGAGGACTCTGAAATATTTCTGTTTCGAGATTGTAATGAG GATTGTAACATCAATGTAGTATGCGACAAAAATGCAGAATCATGTACAGGAGGAATGTAG